The following coding sequences lie in one Pseudorca crassidens isolate mPseCra1 chromosome 2, mPseCra1.hap1, whole genome shotgun sequence genomic window:
- the TNFRSF18 gene encoding tumor necrosis factor receptor superfamily member 18: protein MGAAGAMGVRVARVALCGVALLCALGLAQHPPGGLSCGPGRHLHGTGTSARCCRSCTPAEGVCPEPDCQCIQPEFHCGDPQCKSCKYYSCPPGQGAWPVGKFNFGFECFDCAAGTFSGGREGRCKPWADCSKLGFPTVFPGNKTHDAVCSPGLPPTEPRGLLTAVLGLAACILALTVAQLSLHVWQLRRQRARPPETQLLLEAPPPPPEDACSCQLPEEEWGEPLSENKGRLEDLWV from the exons ATGGGTGCCGCGGGTGCCATGGGGGTGAGGGTCGCGCGCGTGGCCCTGTGCGGCGTCGCGCTGCTCTGCGCGCTGGGCCTGGCCCAGCACCCCCCCGGGGGTCTGAGCTGCGGCCCCGGCCGCCATCTGCATGGGACGGGGACCAGCGCGCGCTGCTGCCGCTCGTGCACCCCAG CTGAGGGGGTCTGTCCCGAGCCGGACTGCCAGTGTATCCAGCCTGAGTTCCACTGTGGAGACCCCCAGTGTAAGAGCTGCAAGTACTACTCCTGTCCGCCTGGCCAGGGGGCGTGGCCTGTAG GGAAGTTCAACTTCGGCTTCGAGTGCTTCGACTGTGCCGCGGGGACCTTCTCTGGGGGCCGTGAGGGCCGCTGCAAACCTTGGGCAGA CTGCTCCAAGCTTGGGTTTCCCACTGTGTTCCCCGGGAACAAGACGCACGATGCCGTGTGCAGCCCAGGGCTGCCACCCACGGAGCCGCGTGGCCTGCTGACCGCCGTCCTCGGCCTGGCCGCCTGCATCCTGGCCCTGACCGTGGCCCAACTCAGCCTGCACGTCTGGCAACTGAGGAGGCAGAGAGCACGGCCCCCAG AGACGCAGCTGCTCCTAGAGGCCCCGCCACCCCCGCCCGAGGACGCCTGCAGCTGCCAGCTCCCCGAGGAGGAGTGGGGCGAGCCACTGTCGGAGAACAAGGGCCGCCTGGAGGACCTGTGGGTTTGA
- the TNFRSF4 gene encoding tumor necrosis factor receptor superfamily member 4 — MRVGAQPPRAPGSAFLLLGLALGAAAQLNCVGDTYPSGSRCCKECQPGYGMESRCNHARDTVCRPCEPGFYNEAVNYEACKPCTQCNQRSGSEPKQRCTPTRDTVCGCRPGTQPQDGYGYKRGVDCAPCPPGHFSPGNDQACQPWTNCTSLGKRTLQAASNSSDAVCEDRSPRLTPAWETQGPAARSTPAQPTTTWPRASQGPSTPHAEPPKGPELAAVLGLGLGLGLLGPVAAALALLLHHRAWRPTPNAPKPPGANSFRTPIQEEHADANSSLAKI; from the exons ATGCGCGTGGGAGCCCAGCCACCCAGGGCGCCGGGCTCGGCCTTCCTGCTCCTGGGGCTCGCGCTGGGCGCTGCGGCCCAGCTCAACTGTGTTGGGGACACCTACCCCAGTGGCAGCAGGTGCTGTAAGGAGTGCCAGCCAG GTTATGGGATGGAGAGCCGCTGCAACCACGCCCGGGACACGGTGTGCCGTCCGTGTGAGCCCGGCTTCTACAACGAGGCAGTCAACTACGAGGCCTGCAAGCCCTGCACACAGTGCAACCAGA GAAGTGGGAGCGAGCCCAAGCAGAGATGCACACCCACGAGAGACACGGTCTGCGGCTGCAGGCCGGGCACCCAGCCCCAGGACGGCTATGGCTACAAGCGTGGAGTTG ACTGTGCCCCGTGCCCACCAGGACACTTCTCCCCGGGCAACGACCAGGCCTGCCAGCCCTGGACCAA CTGCACCTCATTAGGAAAGCGAACACTGCAGGCGGCCAGCAACAGCTCGGACGCTGTCTGTGAGGACAGGAGCCCCCGACTCACACCCGCCTGGGAGACCCAGGGCCCCGCAGCCCGGTCCACCCCTGCTCAGCCCACCACTACCTGGCCGAGGGCCTCACAGGGGCCCTCCACGCCCCACGCAGAGCCCCCCAAGG GCCCTGAGCTGGCCGCtgtcctgggcctgggcctgggcctgggcctgcttGGCCCCGTGGCTGCCGCGCTGGCCTTGCTCCTGCACcacagggcctggaggccgacGCCCAACGCCCCCAAGCCCCCCG GGGCAAACAGCTTCCGGACCCCCATCCAAGAGGAGCATGCCGATGCCAACTCCAGCCTGGCCAAGATCTGA